A genomic region of Alistipes megaguti contains the following coding sequences:
- a CDS encoding nucleotide pyrophosphohydrolase, with the protein MEIKELQERVDAWIKQYGVRYFSELTNMACLTEEVGELARVMARTYGDQSFKAGEKANLADEMADVLWVLVCLANQTGVDLTAAVEANFAKKTARDSERHLHNEKLQKQ; encoded by the coding sequence ATGGAAATCAAGGAACTGCAGGAACGGGTCGACGCCTGGATCAAACAATACGGCGTACGCTACTTTTCGGAACTCACAAACATGGCCTGCCTCACGGAGGAGGTGGGGGAGTTGGCCCGCGTCATGGCCCGCACCTACGGCGACCAATCGTTCAAGGCGGGCGAGAAGGCCAATCTGGCCGACGAGATGGCCGACGTGCTGTGGGTGCTGGTCTGTCTGGCCAACCAGACGGGTGTAGACCTTACGGCCGCCGTCGAGGCCAACTTCGCCAAGAAAACCGCACGCGACAGCGAACGTCACCTCCACAACGAAAAACTCCAAAAGCAGTAG
- a CDS encoding O-methyltransferase, with protein sequence MEALERYVHEHSAPEEELLHELDRETNLRAVAPRMLSGHIQGRLLEMLVRMIRPRRVLEIGTFTGYSALSMAAGLDDEARLDTIEVDDELEEFTQSWFDRSPHGRKIRFHIGSALDVAPRLGEVYDLVFIDGDKREYPDYYRMLMGDNGSPKLVHSGSVLIADNILWSGKVVEPVAHGDRHTQALMEFNRLVVEDPRVENVIVPLRDGLNLIRVN encoded by the coding sequence ATGGAGGCTCTCGAACGATACGTACACGAACATTCGGCTCCCGAGGAGGAGTTGCTGCACGAACTGGACCGTGAAACCAATCTGCGGGCCGTGGCCCCCCGCATGCTGTCGGGCCACATTCAGGGCCGGCTGCTGGAGATGCTCGTGCGGATGATCCGTCCGCGGCGGGTGCTCGAAATCGGCACCTTCACGGGCTATTCGGCCCTCTCGATGGCCGCAGGTCTGGACGACGAAGCCCGGTTGGACACCATCGAGGTCGACGACGAACTCGAAGAGTTCACCCAATCGTGGTTCGACCGCTCGCCCCACGGCCGCAAGATCCGTTTCCACATCGGATCGGCCCTCGACGTGGCTCCCCGGCTGGGCGAGGTCTACGATCTGGTCTTCATCGACGGCGACAAGCGCGAATATCCCGACTACTACCGCATGCTGATGGGCGACAACGGCTCCCCGAAGCTGGTGCACAGCGGTTCGGTCCTCATTGCCGACAACATCCTCTGGTCGGGGAAGGTCGTCGAACCCGTCGCCCACGGCGACCGCCACACGCAGGCCCTCATGGAGTTCAACCGCTTGGTGGTCGAGGATCCCCGCGTGGAGAATGTCATCGTCCCGCTGCGTGACGGGCTGAATCTCATCCGGGTCAACTGA